From one Magnetofaba australis IT-1 genomic stretch:
- a CDS encoding peroxiredoxin yields MSVLVGKPAPDFKATAVMPDNSFNDAFTMSQFKGKYVVLFFYPLDFTFVCPSEIIAFDHRLKEFKERNVEVIGVSMDSHFTHLAWKNTEINNGGIGNVQYPLVADMDKSIINAYDVSTGPGIALRGSFLIDKDGIVQHQVINNLPLGRNIDEMIRMVDALQFTEEHGEVCPAGWNKGKAGMGASTEGVAKYLAEHSEEL; encoded by the coding sequence GCCACTGCCGTGATGCCCGATAACAGCTTCAACGACGCCTTTACCATGTCCCAGTTCAAGGGCAAATACGTGGTGCTGTTCTTCTATCCGCTGGACTTCACCTTTGTGTGCCCCTCTGAGATCATCGCCTTCGATCACCGCTTGAAGGAGTTCAAAGAGCGCAACGTGGAAGTGATCGGCGTCTCCATGGACAGCCACTTCACCCACCTGGCTTGGAAGAACACTGAGATCAACAACGGCGGTATCGGCAACGTGCAGTATCCGCTGGTGGCCGATATGGACAAGTCCATCATCAACGCCTATGACGTCTCCACCGGCCCCGGCATCGCTCTGCGCGGCTCCTTCCTCATCGACAAAGACGGCATCGTACAGCACCAGGTGATCAACAACCTGCCCCTGGGTCGCAACATCGATGAGATGATCCGCATGGTCGACGCTCTGCAGTTCACCGAAGAGCACGGCGAAGTGTGCCCCGCCGGTTGGAACAAAGGCAAAGCCGGTATGGGCGCCTCCACCGAAGGCGTGGCCAAGTACTTGGCCGAACACTCGGAAGAGCTGTAA
- a CDS encoding class II SORL domain-containing protein has protein sequence MPKINRYVDISEVEKEAKKDYIDRHSPFIECADSAKAGEKFPVTVRMGKEYAHPDDTDHYIKSIQLYSGTTLLGEANFVSGMLGGTGAKGQAEVTFNVVPSAGTLRLTALSYCTKHGLWECDPVEVNVAE, from the coding sequence ATGCCTAAGATCAATCGGTATGTTGATATCTCGGAAGTCGAGAAAGAAGCCAAGAAAGATTACATCGATCGCCACTCGCCGTTCATCGAGTGCGCCGATTCCGCCAAAGCGGGCGAGAAGTTCCCGGTGACGGTGCGCATGGGTAAAGAGTACGCCCACCCCGACGACACCGACCACTACATCAAGTCGATCCAGCTCTACAGCGGGACCACTCTGCTGGGCGAAGCCAACTTCGTCTCCGGCATGCTGGGTGGAACCGGCGCCAAGGGCCAGGCCGAAGTCACCTTCAACGTCGTGCCCAGCGCGGGGACCCTGCGTCTGACCGCTCTGTCCTACTGCACCAAGCATGGTCTGTGGGAGTGCGACCCTGTTGAAGTGAACGTTGCTGAATAA
- a CDS encoding superoxide dismutase has protein sequence MAFELPALPYAKDALEPHISKETLEYHYGKHHQTYVTNLNGLIEGGPDADKSLEEIIHSAQGGLFNNAAQVWNHTFYWNCLSPHGGGAPGGALADAINAKWGSFDAFKEAFTKCAVTTFGSGWAWLVKKPDGTLDLLSTSNACCPLTGDAKPLLTCDVWEHAYYVDYRNARPKYVEAFWNVVNWAFVADNFNG, from the coding sequence ATGGCTTTCGAACTTCCGGCATTACCCTATGCCAAAGATGCGCTGGAGCCGCATATCTCCAAGGAAACGCTGGAGTATCACTACGGCAAGCATCATCAAACCTATGTGACCAACCTCAACGGTCTGATCGAAGGCGGCCCCGATGCCGACAAATCGCTGGAGGAGATCATTCACAGCGCCCAAGGCGGATTATTCAATAACGCAGCGCAAGTGTGGAACCACACGTTTTACTGGAACTGCTTGAGTCCCCATGGCGGCGGCGCGCCGGGCGGCGCGCTGGCGGACGCCATCAACGCCAAATGGGGCTCTTTCGACGCGTTTAAAGAGGCTTTTACCAAGTGTGCGGTAACCACCTTTGGCTCCGGCTGGGCGTGGTTGGTGAAAAAACCAGACGGTACGCTGGATCTGCTCTCCACCAGCAACGCCTGTTGCCCGCTCACCGGCGACGCCAAGCCGCTGCTGACCTGTGACGTGTGGGAGCACGCCTACTATGTGGATTACCGCAATGCGCGGCCCAAGTACGTTGAGGCGTTCTGGAATGTGGTCAACTGGGCGTTCGTTGCCGACAACTTCAACGGCTGA
- a CDS encoding TerD family protein: MSVAAKLHDELLLQDIAPNADEFDLWFSWESDDAEGGDLDLDLSAMMLTARGKMGVDEQLIYYNNLASPCGGVRHLGDDQAHDGEAAEEVMRVRLSAVPADIENLIFSVTVPDEDIPHKTMQRIKKAQVKLFDVNHYAEPLLTYEITAQGDEESFGWVVGNLARDEQGWMFRVVHDDLPEGLRTLMNHFMPGW; encoded by the coding sequence ATGAGCGTGGCGGCGAAACTTCATGATGAGTTGCTCTTGCAGGATATTGCCCCGAACGCGGATGAGTTCGATCTGTGGTTCTCTTGGGAGAGCGATGACGCCGAAGGGGGGGATCTGGATCTGGACCTTTCCGCCATGATGCTCACCGCGCGCGGCAAGATGGGTGTGGATGAACAACTGATCTATTACAACAATCTAGCCTCTCCCTGTGGCGGCGTGCGGCATCTGGGCGATGATCAGGCGCATGACGGCGAGGCCGCCGAAGAGGTGATGCGGGTGCGTTTGAGCGCCGTGCCTGCCGATATTGAGAACCTGATCTTCTCGGTGACCGTGCCCGATGAAGATATCCCTCACAAGACCATGCAGCGGATTAAAAAGGCGCAGGTCAAACTGTTTGATGTGAACCACTACGCCGAACCGCTTCTGACCTATGAGATCACCGCGCAGGGCGATGAGGAGAGCTTCGGCTGGGTGGTGGGCAATCTTGCCCGTGATGAGCAGGGTTGGATGTTCCGGGTGGTGCACGACGACCTGCCGGAAGGGCTGCGCACCTTGATGAACCACTTTATGCCCGGTTGGTGA
- a CDS encoding electron transfer flavoprotein-ubiquinone oxidoreductase — protein MAGSERESLTYDVAIIGAGPAGLAAAIRLAQVGTESGRELAVCVLEKGADIGAHLLSGAVMDPAGLDALLPHWRDAPPPNLTPVRSSALRYLSADGDLSLAQPRSLDDAGCFILSIGQLCRWLAQQAEALGVDIFPGFVGAEPLYDVENADQLYEHEGVVAGVVSGDMGRMQDGAPGPRFEPGTEIIAKQTLLAEGARGSLSERIIARYDLRADSAPQSYCLGVKEVWRVEPGRHQAGEILHSLGWPLDSAVYGGGFLYHWGDDRVSLGLVSGLDYANPYLDPFAEMQRWKTHPRIAGVLKGATRIGYGARVLVEGGPVALPKLTFPGGALIGDAAGFLNPARLKGIHAAILSGKMAAEAVAELWRDGAPEPGEEALGYPQKLRHSALWAELWRGRNIRPGFRWGRWSGMLNAALEDRVLRGRAPWTLRMAGEDRAALRPAASCAPIDYPQPDGKLTFSRADSVYLANLAHRDDQPIHLTRPHGDAALTTHGAAFARAETRYCPAGVYVWEEGEGDAQLRIQAANCLHCKCCDIKDPTGTIVWTPPEGGSGPHYTEM, from the coding sequence GTGGCGGGATCGGAACGCGAGAGTTTGACCTATGATGTGGCCATTATTGGCGCCGGACCAGCGGGGCTGGCGGCGGCGATCCGCTTGGCGCAGGTAGGGACGGAGTCGGGTCGGGAGTTGGCCGTCTGCGTGCTGGAGAAGGGCGCCGACATCGGCGCGCACCTGCTCTCGGGCGCGGTGATGGATCCAGCGGGGCTGGATGCGCTGTTGCCGCATTGGCGAGACGCGCCGCCGCCCAATTTGACCCCGGTGCGCAGCAGCGCATTGCGCTATCTCAGTGCGGATGGCGATCTCTCCCTGGCTCAGCCCCGTTCGTTGGACGATGCGGGCTGCTTTATCCTCTCTATAGGACAGTTATGCCGTTGGCTGGCCCAGCAGGCCGAAGCGCTGGGGGTGGATATCTTCCCCGGATTTGTTGGTGCAGAGCCGCTCTATGATGTTGAGAACGCAGATCAGCTCTATGAACACGAAGGTGTGGTTGCGGGCGTGGTCAGCGGCGACATGGGGCGCATGCAGGATGGCGCGCCCGGGCCAAGATTTGAGCCGGGCACAGAGATAATCGCCAAACAGACGTTGCTGGCGGAAGGGGCGCGCGGATCTTTGAGCGAGCGGATTATCGCCCGCTATGATCTGCGCGCCGACTCCGCGCCGCAGAGTTATTGCTTGGGCGTCAAAGAGGTGTGGCGGGTGGAGCCGGGGCGGCATCAGGCGGGGGAGATTCTGCACTCCCTGGGGTGGCCACTGGATAGCGCCGTTTATGGCGGCGGATTCCTCTATCACTGGGGCGATGACCGCGTCAGTCTGGGGCTGGTGAGCGGGCTCGACTACGCCAACCCCTATCTGGACCCCTTCGCCGAGATGCAGCGTTGGAAAACCCATCCGCGCATAGCCGGCGTGCTGAAGGGGGCGACCCGCATCGGCTATGGCGCGCGGGTGTTGGTGGAGGGCGGTCCGGTGGCGTTGCCCAAACTCACCTTCCCGGGCGGGGCGCTGATTGGCGATGCCGCCGGTTTCCTCAACCCGGCGCGCCTAAAGGGGATTCACGCCGCGATTCTCTCTGGCAAGATGGCCGCCGAGGCGGTGGCGGAGCTGTGGCGCGATGGGGCGCCAGAGCCGGGCGAAGAGGCGTTGGGGTATCCGCAGAAACTCCGTCACAGCGCGCTGTGGGCGGAGTTGTGGCGCGGGCGGAATATCCGCCCGGGATTCCGCTGGGGGCGCTGGTCGGGGATGCTCAACGCCGCGCTGGAGGATCGCGTATTGCGCGGGCGCGCGCCCTGGACTCTGCGCATGGCGGGGGAGGACCGCGCCGCGCTGCGCCCGGCGGCGTCCTGTGCGCCTATCGACTATCCCCAGCCCGATGGCAAGCTCACATTCAGCCGCGCCGACTCGGTCTATCTGGCCAATCTGGCCCACCGCGATGACCAGCCGATCCATCTGACCCGACCCCATGGCGATGCGGCGCTGACCACCCATGGCGCTGCATTCGCCCGGGCGGAGACGCGCTACTGCCCGGCGGGCGTCTATGTGTGGGAGGAGGGCGAGGGTGACGCGCAGTTGCGCATTCAGGCGGCCAACTGCCTGCACTGCAAGTGTTGCGACATCAAGGATCCCACTGGCACTATCGTGTGGACGCCGCCCGAAGGGGGCAGCGGGCCCCACTACACGGAGATGTGA
- a CDS encoding class I SAM-dependent methyltransferase — MSEATLADWMIPLLRCPLHPEQALSGSDVAALHCPQCAQAFPLASNGDGQTIADLRALGQPSSHAVTFHYPMNILDNARIAALGRATRAEFDAPQTWALRKVYASKLHKEILYYIEQFRRDFPSDAPILDLGCGGGGNADYLAAQGLTHVLRGDFDPAARAHLLLDAHRLPFADASFDAILTTAVIEHLQNPFLAFYEMSRVLKPGGRIIATGSFWESWHGGSCFHFTPEGLHQLCQHAGLALDDIWSGWGFIPAVMRHALRVPHSWRPFTYRLQSAYDWWLTRRQGVSAPHWHRMKTSGSFGVHAIKPQE; from the coding sequence GTGAGCGAAGCGACGTTGGCTGATTGGATGATTCCGCTATTGCGCTGTCCACTGCACCCGGAGCAGGCGTTGAGCGGCTCGGATGTGGCGGCATTGCATTGCCCGCAGTGTGCTCAAGCGTTCCCTCTGGCCAGCAATGGCGATGGTCAAACCATTGCCGATCTGCGCGCGTTGGGGCAGCCCAGTTCGCATGCGGTGACGTTCCACTACCCGATGAATATTTTGGATAACGCCCGTATCGCAGCGCTGGGTCGGGCCACGCGGGCGGAATTCGATGCGCCGCAGACCTGGGCGCTGCGCAAGGTCTACGCCAGCAAGTTGCACAAAGAGATCCTCTACTACATTGAGCAGTTCCGTCGGGATTTCCCGTCAGATGCGCCGATTCTGGATCTGGGCTGCGGCGGCGGCGGCAACGCGGACTATTTGGCGGCGCAGGGCCTTACCCATGTGCTGCGGGGGGATTTCGACCCGGCGGCGCGGGCGCATCTGTTGCTGGATGCCCACCGACTGCCGTTTGCCGACGCCAGTTTTGACGCCATTTTGACCACGGCGGTGATCGAGCATTTGCAGAACCCCTTCCTGGCGTTTTATGAGATGTCGCGGGTGCTCAAGCCGGGAGGGCGGATCATCGCCACGGGGAGTTTCTGGGAGAGCTGGCATGGGGGATCGTGCTTCCACTTCACCCCGGAGGGGTTGCATCAGCTCTGTCAGCATGCGGGGTTGGCGCTGGACGATATCTGGTCGGGGTGGGGCTTTATTCCGGCGGTGATGCGGCATGCGTTGCGGGTTCCGCACAGTTGGCGCCCGTTCACCTATCGGTTGCAGAGCGCGTATGACTGGTGGTTGACGCGGCGGCAGGGGGTGTCGGCGCCCCATTGGCACCGGATGAAGACCAGCGGCTCGTTCGGCGTGCATGCGATCAAGCCGCAGGAGTGA
- the modB gene encoding molybdate ABC transporter permease subunit, which produces MWEPVVLTLKLAAISTLILLVVGSPLAWWLARSRAVWKEAVGAVVSLPLVLPPTVLGFYLLVALGPDSPIGKLAVNLFGQSLPFTFEGLVVGSVIYSLPFVVQPVRNAFEAMGDRPLEVAATLRASPWDSFFSVALPLARPGLLTGAVLGFAHTVGEFGVVLMIGGNIPGETKVLSVAIYDYVETLEWDKAHVLAAGMLAFSFLVILATMTIEKRLRSRLK; this is translated from the coding sequence ATGTGGGAACCGGTCGTTCTGACGCTCAAACTGGCTGCGATTAGCACGCTTATTCTGCTTGTTGTCGGCTCGCCTCTGGCTTGGTGGCTGGCGCGTTCGCGCGCGGTGTGGAAAGAGGCCGTGGGCGCCGTGGTGTCGTTGCCGCTGGTGCTGCCGCCCACCGTGCTGGGGTTCTATCTGCTGGTGGCGCTGGGGCCTGATAGCCCCATTGGCAAACTGGCGGTGAATCTGTTTGGCCAATCGTTGCCGTTCACCTTCGAAGGGTTGGTGGTGGGCTCGGTGATCTACTCTCTGCCGTTTGTGGTGCAGCCGGTGCGCAACGCCTTCGAAGCCATGGGCGACCGCCCGCTGGAGGTGGCCGCCACCCTGCGCGCCTCGCCGTGGGATAGCTTCTTCTCGGTGGCGCTGCCGTTGGCGCGTCCGGGTCTGCTCACTGGCGCGGTATTGGGGTTCGCCCATACCGTCGGTGAGTTCGGCGTGGTGCTGATGATCGGCGGCAACATTCCTGGCGAGACCAAAGTGCTGTCGGTGGCCATCTACGACTATGTTGAAACCCTGGAGTGGGATAAAGCCCATGTGTTGGCGGCGGGCATGCTGGCGTTCTCCTTTCTGGTGATTCTGGCCACCATGACCATCGAAAAACGTCTGCGGAGCCGCCTCAAATGA
- the modC gene encoding molybdenum ABC transporter ATP-binding protein, with amino-acid sequence MSAIEAHFYGSQGEFSLDAAFSVPARGVTALFGPSGCGKTTVLRCVAGLNRRLEGKLSVRGQVWQDGKRFVPTHKRPIGYVFQEASLFPHLSVRENMLFGRKRAAPKGQTPRLDFDEVANLLGLTHLLERSPVRLSGGERQRVAIARALLTDPQILLMDEPMAALDRISKNEILPYLERLHETLDIPALYVSHDITEVERLADRMVLMKNGRVQAAGPLSTLLADPALPLAAMPEAATLLEGPVAAFDAHYGLAQVSVPGGTLLVPGDAALVGQRKRVRIAASDVAVARERAPTGSSILNALRAVIQHVEPYSFHQVNLFLSLEGSDDAEGAAGASLLARITRKSWDALDLNIGEEVHALIKAVALTRQSEGLIPGEEAEHG; translated from the coding sequence ATGAGCGCCATCGAAGCCCACTTTTATGGCAGTCAGGGCGAGTTCTCCTTGGACGCCGCCTTCAGCGTGCCCGCGCGCGGCGTGACCGCGCTGTTTGGCCCCTCCGGCTGCGGCAAAACCACCGTGCTGCGCTGTGTGGCCGGGCTCAATCGCCGTCTGGAAGGCAAACTGAGCGTGCGCGGGCAGGTGTGGCAGGATGGCAAACGCTTTGTGCCGACCCACAAACGCCCCATCGGCTATGTGTTCCAGGAGGCCAGCCTGTTCCCGCATCTGTCGGTGCGCGAGAATATGCTGTTCGGACGCAAGCGCGCCGCGCCCAAAGGCCAGACGCCGCGTCTGGACTTCGACGAGGTGGCCAATCTGCTGGGACTGACACACCTGTTGGAGCGCTCGCCGGTGCGTCTGTCCGGCGGCGAGCGCCAGCGCGTGGCCATCGCCCGGGCGCTGCTCACCGACCCGCAGATTCTGCTCATGGACGAACCCATGGCGGCGCTGGATCGCATCAGCAAGAATGAGATCCTACCCTATCTGGAGCGGCTGCATGAGACGCTGGATATCCCCGCGCTCTATGTGAGCCACGACATCACCGAAGTGGAGCGGCTGGCCGACCGCATGGTGTTGATGAAAAACGGTCGCGTGCAGGCCGCCGGGCCGTTGTCGACGTTATTGGCTGATCCGGCGCTGCCGTTGGCGGCGATGCCCGAAGCGGCCACTCTGCTGGAGGGGCCGGTGGCGGCGTTCGACGCCCATTATGGTTTGGCGCAGGTGTCGGTGCCGGGCGGAACACTGCTGGTTCCCGGTGACGCCGCTCTGGTGGGACAGCGCAAGCGGGTGCGCATCGCCGCCTCCGATGTGGCGGTGGCGCGCGAGCGCGCGCCCACAGGCTCGAGCATCCTCAACGCTCTGCGCGCGGTGATTCAGCATGTGGAGCCCTATTCGTTCCATCAGGTCAACCTGTTCCTCTCGCTGGAGGGGAGCGATGACGCCGAAGGGGCGGCGGGCGCCTCTCTGCTGGCGCGCATCACGCGCAAATCGTGGGATGCGCTGGATCTGAACATCGGTGAAGAGGTGCACGCCCTGATCAAAGCGGTGGCGCTCACCCGGCAGAGCGAAGGGCTGATCCCCGGCGAAGAGGCCGAGCATGGATGA
- a CDS encoding HesA/MoeB/ThiF family protein, with protein MDDAQLQRYARQILLPQVDIAGQERLLGAHALILGLGGLGSPVALYLASAGVGRLTLVDDDVVSLSNLQRQILHRTADVGRAKTESARDALTAINPDVALELVPCRLSGAELRAACASADVVVDACDNFAARHEHNRVCVQSATPLVWGAAERLQGQAGVVDRRHPEAGCYRCFQPDNGAPDTPCNTLGVFTPLVGIIGSIMANEALKILLGGGETLAGRTLLLDAWNLEFHSFRLPRRADCPVCGAAAARTAQSTR; from the coding sequence ATGGATGACGCCCAGTTGCAGCGCTATGCGCGGCAGATCCTGCTGCCGCAGGTGGATATCGCCGGGCAGGAGCGGCTGCTGGGCGCCCATGCGCTGATTCTGGGGTTGGGCGGGTTGGGCTCGCCGGTGGCGCTCTATCTGGCCAGCGCAGGGGTGGGACGCCTGACTCTGGTGGATGATGACGTGGTCTCCCTGAGCAATCTGCAACGGCAGATTCTCCACCGCACGGCGGATGTGGGGCGCGCCAAGACCGAATCCGCCCGTGATGCGTTGACGGCGATCAATCCCGATGTGGCGCTGGAGCTGGTTCCCTGTCGGTTGAGCGGCGCGGAGTTGCGCGCCGCGTGCGCCAGCGCCGATGTGGTGGTGGACGCCTGCGATAATTTCGCTGCGCGCCACGAGCACAATCGCGTCTGTGTGCAGAGCGCCACGCCGCTGGTGTGGGGCGCTGCGGAGCGGTTGCAAGGGCAGGCGGGGGTGGTGGATAGACGCCATCCGGAGGCGGGATGTTATCGCTGTTTTCAGCCCGATAATGGCGCGCCGGATACGCCGTGCAACACGCTGGGGGTGTTCACCCCGCTGGTGGGGATCATCGGCTCGATCATGGCCAATGAGGCGTTAAAAATTTTGCTGGGCGGGGGCGAGACCCTGGCCGGTCGCACCCTGTTGCTGGATGCCTGGAATCTGGAGTTTCACAGCTTCCGACTGCCGCGCCGCGCCGACTGTCCCGTGTGTGGCGCAGCGGCGGCCCGCACTGCGCAGTCCACGCGTTAG
- a CDS encoding response regulator: MAQILVIDDDIAVLESLRVILEKKGHAVIAVDRAHKGLALIAQQSFDLLILDLIMPEQEGLETLMQLGQDYPGLRVIVISGGGRMHGGGVRPGAMLEIAQDLGAMMTLAKPFSATELIQAVERALLTESNG, from the coding sequence ATGGCGCAGATATTGGTGATAGATGACGACATCGCAGTGCTGGAGTCCCTGCGGGTGATCCTGGAGAAAAAGGGCCATGCGGTGATAGCCGTCGACCGCGCGCACAAAGGTTTGGCGTTGATCGCCCAACAGAGCTTCGACTTGCTGATTCTGGATTTGATCATGCCCGAACAGGAGGGGCTGGAGACGCTAATGCAGCTGGGCCAGGACTACCCCGGGTTGCGCGTCATCGTCATCTCCGGCGGCGGGCGCATGCATGGCGGCGGCGTTCGTCCCGGGGCCATGCTGGAGATTGCGCAGGATCTGGGCGCCATGATGACGCTGGCGAAACCGTTTAGCGCAACCGAGTTGATTCAAGCCGTGGAGCGGGCGCTCCTGACGGAGAGCAACGGCTAA
- a CDS encoding sensor histidine kinase, translating to MMSLRKRLLLTFLPLGVIPIALVSMSLWLVMSANSAQHIQQLSEVINQQIRKSNQEDFFLMDELFSGLVQKIDQHLTFLSNREDLQTYLEKSQPDPIATVLFGFVQSADLDFVTVFDLQGDILASSPPNIDHIEAAKRFKHTLLHNKIRREIEHLDRNHRHLLGGFTQIGPGYAELAEQEPSSDLSYGPVLAKVVVDPFGDPLGYVVAGMQINHLHPSLMKMVRLTRLSFVSYIDGRPHMTAGFKAQPGPLQPAEQQRIIHTGSGALMQSLDGEEHLLECRPFDDYSHNLIAIHCVGIALTQAQETIAQMRDSGDDALHTMQFVLVLIAVISMAVVALVSVVLSQRIVRPIQAMTYALARLSDDDLDAPIPHTHNTQEINRLAETMRVFKARMVERREALEEKNQEVTRRMALEQSLAHTRKLEALGTLAGGVAHELNNQLLPIMSMTELVRDDLAPDDPNRRLLQLVFDSSVGAKSTVSKILAFSRFDQEHVGQCDVAQACLVTVEFLRAACPNNVQMQFEIPDFIGFAPMNQDDLQGVLANLFSNALDAMQETSGRFRITLSSQTVNQAIGPAQLQSGEYALIRVSDNGSGMDEITRQRLFDPFYTTKAPGKGVGLGMSIVHSAISQAGGTISVESKIGEGSTFRIYLPIVEQTRQTTDNE from the coding sequence ATGATGAGCTTGCGCAAACGTCTGCTGCTGACCTTTCTGCCATTGGGGGTGATCCCCATTGCGCTGGTCAGCATGAGTCTATGGCTGGTGATGAGCGCCAATAGCGCCCAGCATATCCAGCAACTGTCTGAAGTGATCAACCAGCAGATCCGCAAGAGCAATCAGGAGGACTTCTTCCTGATGGATGAGCTATTCAGCGGACTGGTGCAGAAAATCGATCAGCACCTGACGTTTTTGAGCAATCGTGAGGACTTACAGACCTACCTGGAGAAGAGCCAGCCCGATCCCATCGCTACGGTGCTATTCGGCTTTGTGCAGAGTGCGGACTTGGATTTCGTCACCGTGTTCGACCTACAAGGAGACATCCTGGCCTCCAGCCCCCCCAACATCGACCACATCGAAGCGGCCAAGCGCTTTAAACACACGCTTCTGCATAACAAAATTCGACGGGAGATCGAACATCTGGACCGCAACCACCGCCATCTGCTCGGCGGATTCACTCAGATTGGCCCCGGTTATGCCGAACTGGCCGAGCAGGAGCCCTCTTCAGACCTCTCTTATGGCCCTGTGCTGGCAAAAGTTGTCGTCGACCCATTTGGCGACCCGCTTGGCTATGTGGTAGCGGGCATGCAGATCAACCATCTGCACCCTTCGTTAATGAAGATGGTGCGCTTAACCCGACTCTCGTTTGTCAGTTATATCGATGGCCGTCCGCATATGACGGCGGGCTTCAAAGCGCAACCCGGGCCGCTGCAACCCGCCGAACAACAGCGGATCATTCACACGGGCTCCGGCGCGCTCATGCAATCCCTCGACGGCGAAGAGCACCTGCTGGAGTGCCGCCCATTTGACGATTATTCTCACAACCTCATCGCCATCCACTGTGTGGGCATCGCCTTGACGCAGGCGCAGGAGACCATCGCCCAGATGCGGGACTCCGGTGACGATGCGCTGCACACCATGCAATTTGTTTTGGTCCTCATTGCCGTGATCTCCATGGCCGTGGTGGCGCTGGTCTCCGTGGTCCTTTCCCAGCGCATCGTACGCCCCATTCAGGCCATGACCTACGCGCTTGCGCGGTTGTCCGATGATGATCTGGATGCGCCGATCCCCCATACGCACAACACCCAGGAGATCAATCGATTGGCGGAGACCATGCGCGTTTTCAAAGCGCGCATGGTGGAGCGTAGAGAGGCGCTGGAGGAGAAAAACCAGGAGGTGACGCGGCGCATGGCGCTGGAGCAATCCCTGGCGCACACACGCAAGCTCGAAGCGCTTGGCACTCTGGCCGGCGGCGTCGCCCATGAGCTGAACAATCAGCTGCTGCCTATCATGAGCATGACCGAACTGGTGCGCGACGATCTGGCCCCGGACGATCCCAACCGCCGCCTGCTGCAACTGGTGTTCGACAGCTCCGTGGGGGCCAAGAGCACCGTGTCGAAAATTCTGGCGTTCTCGCGCTTTGATCAAGAGCATGTTGGCCAGTGTGATGTGGCGCAAGCGTGCCTGGTGACTGTGGAGTTCCTCCGCGCAGCCTGCCCAAACAACGTGCAAATGCAATTTGAAATTCCAGATTTCATCGGCTTTGCGCCGATGAATCAAGATGATCTGCAAGGCGTTCTGGCCAATCTGTTCTCCAACGCCCTTGACGCCATGCAGGAGACCTCTGGCCGGTTCCGCATCACGCTCTCCTCGCAAACAGTCAACCAAGCTATTGGCCCGGCGCAGTTGCAATCGGGCGAGTATGCGCTGATCCGCGTCAGCGATAACGGCTCGGGCATGGATGAGATCACTCGACAGCGTCTGTTCGACCCCTTCTACACCACCAAGGCGCCCGGCAAAGGCGTCGGCCTGGGCATGTCCATCGTCCACTCGGCCATCTCCCAGGCGGGAGGGACCATCAGCGTGGAATCAAAAATTGGCGAAGGGTCGACTTTCCGCATCTATCTGCCCATTGTAGAGCAGACGCGACAGACGACTGATAACGAGTAA
- a CDS encoding PstS family phosphate ABC transporter substrate-binding protein: protein MITLFKRLRHHRVTLLCALALWAAPAPQARAETLEIVGTGDGMIVLHALAKAFSVNHPQDEIVVPDSIGSSGGYKAVGNDKALLGRVARKIKPREEPYGLTYLPIAKFPVVFFVNKSVTVSNLSAAQINDIYRGKIVNWSEVGGAEGKIRVVRREEGDSSLGNLRATFPGFDEVTITPYSKTATLNQHNFEIVTQKEGTIGFGPYADALKENVTILNIDGLAPTDENYPSFGTLALIFKAANRQGLVEAFLKFVETSPAMQAIRSAHATPYK from the coding sequence ATGATCACCCTTTTCAAGCGTCTACGACATCACCGAGTCACACTCCTGTGCGCATTGGCTCTGTGGGCGGCGCCCGCTCCCCAGGCAAGGGCGGAAACCTTGGAGATCGTCGGCACCGGCGACGGCATGATCGTGCTGCACGCCCTGGCCAAGGCGTTCTCCGTCAACCACCCCCAAGATGAGATTGTCGTGCCCGACAGCATCGGCTCGTCAGGGGGCTACAAAGCGGTGGGCAATGACAAGGCGTTGCTGGGCAGAGTGGCGCGCAAGATCAAACCCCGTGAGGAGCCTTACGGCTTAACCTATCTGCCCATCGCCAAGTTCCCGGTGGTCTTTTTTGTCAACAAAAGCGTCACGGTGAGCAACCTGAGCGCGGCGCAGATCAACGACATCTATCGTGGTAAAATCGTCAACTGGAGCGAGGTGGGCGGCGCAGAAGGGAAAATTCGCGTGGTGCGCCGTGAAGAGGGCGACAGCTCGCTCGGCAACCTGCGCGCAACCTTCCCCGGTTTTGATGAGGTGACCATCACCCCATACTCCAAAACCGCCACTCTGAATCAACATAACTTTGAAATCGTTACCCAGAAGGAAGGGACCATCGGCTTTGGCCCCTATGCCGATGCGCTCAAAGAGAACGTCACCATCCTCAACATCGATGGCTTGGCCCCAACGGATGAAAACTATCCCAGCTTTGGAACCCTGGCGCTGATATTCAAAGCCGCCAACCGCCAAGGTCTGGTTGAGGCATTCCTCAAATTCGTTGAGACCTCACCGGCCATGCAGGCCATTCGCAGCGCCCACGCGACGCCCTACAAATAA